The genomic stretch TGGCCGAATGCAGCACCGAGATGTGCCCGTCCTCCGGATATCGCCGCAGCTCGGCACGAGGGCAGTGGCGGGCCAGCCACTCGCCGTGTGAACTGGGCACGACCCGGTCCTGGCCACCGTGCATGAGCAGCACCGGCGCGGTCACCTGGGCAGGATCGCACCCCCACGGGGCCACATATGCGAGGTCGTCGTCGATCAACCCGCCGGGACCGTTCTCCAGGGCCGGCCCGACGACGCTGTCGAACCAGGACCACTCGCCGGTGAACGCCGCGTGATCCACTGGGGCGAACATCTCCGGGTCGTACTCGGCCGTCGCCTCGTGTCGTTCCTTCGCCGCGCGGCCCGCGACGGCGGCACGCAGGGAGGCCTCTCCGGAGGTGGACATGCCGGCGAACCAGTCGAGGTCCTCCGCGCCGTACGGGGCTATGCCCGACACGCTGACCGCGGCCAGGACCCGGTCGGGCAGCAGGGCGGCGCAGGCCAGGGCGTGTGAGCCGCCGCCCGAGTGGCCCATGACGGCGAACCTGTCGATGCCCAGAGCGTCCGCGACGCGCCTGACGTACTCTGCCGCCGAGGACACGTTCCGGCCGGGGACGGGGGTCGAGCCGCCGTAGCCGGGGCGGTCGTACGACACCCAGCGGATGCCGAGCCGGTCCGAGGCCGGGAAGAGGGGTGCCGGGGGCGTGCCGATGTTGGGCGTGCCGTGATGCCAGAAGACCGTCAGCCGGTCGGCGTCGGCGACCCTGTCATAGACGTGCAGCCTGCAGTCGTCGCCGAGATCCATATCCAGCTCTTTCACCACCCGGCGAGCCTAGCGACCAGGCAATCCGCGCGCCAGGTGTCTCACCGGGGCCGTACGCGTACGGCCCCGGCGAGCGTTGTCAGAGGGCGAGCAGGGCGGTGACCGGCAGGCGGGGGTCGGACAGCGGGCGCATGGCGATGCGCAGCAGCGCCAGCGCGTTGTCGTCGCCCGCGATGCGGTTGGCGCTGAGCTCGCCGCACGACTGGCAGTGATGGATGATCAGCCACTCCCCGTCCGGCCGGACGGTGACGCTCAGCGCCGCCATCCGGCCCCGGCAGCCCGCTCGCCGGTCCCCCGGGATCCGGCGGTCGACGTGCAGGCTGGTCAGGCAGTTCGGGCAGTGGTTGCGGTGCGCGGTGCCCGGC from Nonomuraea polychroma encodes the following:
- a CDS encoding alpha/beta fold hydrolase, giving the protein MKELDMDLGDDCRLHVYDRVADADRLTVFWHHGTPNIGTPPAPLFPASDRLGIRWVSYDRPGYGGSTPVPGRNVSSAAEYVRRVADALGIDRFAVMGHSGGGSHALACAALLPDRVLAAVSVSGIAPYGAEDLDWFAGMSTSGEASLRAAVAGRAAKERHEATAEYDPEMFAPVDHAAFTGEWSWFDSVVGPALENGPGGLIDDDLAYVAPWGCDPAQVTAPVLLMHGGQDRVVPSSHGEWLARHCPRAELRRYPEDGHISVLHSATDALEWLGVNATS
- a CDS encoding RNHCP domain-containing protein; protein product: MPRRNPARERPQRRKNLHHDREPAADAFRCVGCRLDVPMIAPGTAHRNHCPNCLTSLHVDRRIPGDRRAGCRGRMAALSVTVRPDGEWLIIHHCQSCGELSANRIAGDDNALALLRIAMRPLSDPRLPVTALLAL